TTACATACAGCCCCGTGGCGATGACGAAGGCAGCACCGGCAACAACTTCAGCCTGACCCCGCGTGGCTCCAGCCTGTTGAGCCTGATCGACAGCAGCATTCCCGGCAATGATCATCCGCGTGAAGTGCTGGATGATCAGGAAGATGCGCTGGATGAGGCGACGTTTGATCACGTGGCATCCAAAGCGCAGATCGCCTGAGGCTTTGCAC
The window above is part of the Pseudomonas fluorescens genome. Proteins encoded here:
- a CDS encoding transcriptional regulator, whose translation is MTTYNWDLIERLLHEVQNGAGHSFAPRSFAEDYAAEKAAAGQPIENLDHLKTLACDYEQLLLLRGYIQPRGDDEGSTGNNFSLTPRGSSLLSLIDSSIPGNDHPREVLDDQEDALDEATFDHVASKAQIA